One genomic region from Vanacampus margaritifer isolate UIUO_Vmar chromosome 2, RoL_Vmar_1.0, whole genome shotgun sequence encodes:
- the rpp40 gene encoding ribonuclease P protein subunit p40, translating to MSSRTLLHCETSFLSHPNNRLSAHLEQLPFIYKATVLLPDCERAPPRLDAASTTFQSFYLVRKLPLYELLDKHLSRGSVCGLSYKTRINEDNCAFLKSSGHLCLSLDKDSYELLGVEGKACKPKNSRYVVSVDLSDKSMAPGRPGYERLLCGLTRRLPLKMDFLLAPRSGESEALQPLLSRYDWTRHTPKVNGCLLTHSSRPAPPAPDPRSYDPFELLEWLGAVQADISCDNAADSFLSAMSCPHPSSESSHGSFLLDVRGLLLPENISTLIQQLSGFLEQPRSAPWAAMTVYGFADSLHVHERHFYTLMLFPDHAYCLLLATPSS from the exons ATGAGCAGCAGAACTCTGCTTCACTGTGAAACTTCTTTCCTGTCGCATCCCAACAACAGACTAAGCGCGCACCTCGAGCAGCTGCCATTCATCTACAAG GCGACTGTACTGCTGCCCGATTGCGAGCGCGCCCCCCCGCGGCTCGATGCGGCATCAACAACTTTCCAAAGTTTCTACCTGGTCCGGAAGCTTCCGCTCTACGAACTCCTCGACAAGCACCTGAGCCGTG GAAGCGTGTGCGGCCTGTCCTACAAGACTCGCATCAATGAAGACAATTGTGCTTTCCTCAAGTCAAGcg gaCATCTGTGTCTGTCCCTGGACAAAGACTCGTACGAGCTGTTGGGCGTTGAGGGCAAAGCGTGCAAACCAAAGAACAGCCGATACG TGGTCAGTGTGGATTTGAGTGACAAAAGCATGGCCCCCGGCAGGCCAGGCTATGAGCGTCTCCTCTGCGGTCTGACGAGACGCCTTCCGCTAAAGATGGACTTCCTGTTGGCGCCTCGTTCAG GGGAAAGCGAGGCACTGCAGCCGCTGCTCTCAAGATACGATTGGACGCGGCACACGCCGAAGGTCAACGGCTGCCTTCTGACCCATTCCAGCCGTCCCGCCCCGCCCGCTCCGGACCCGCGCTCCTACGACCCCTTTGAGCTTCTGGAGTGGCTCGGGGCCGTCCAAGCCGACATCAGCTG CGACAACGCCGCCGACAGCTTCCTGTCGGCCATGTCGTGTCCCCACCCGTCCTCCGAGTCTTCTCACGGCTCCTTTCTGCTTGACGTGCGCGGCCTGCTGCTTCCCGAAAACATCAGCACGCTCATCCAGCAGCTCAG tggCTTCCTGGAGCAGCCCCGCTCGGCGCCCTGGGCGGCCATGACGGTTTACGGCTTTGCGGACAGTCTACACGTGCACGAGCGACACTTTTACACACTGATGCTCTTTCCTGACCACGCCTACTGCCTGCTCCTGGCCACGCCCTCCTCTTGA
- the riok1 gene encoding serine/threonine-protein kinase RIO1, with the protein MALVVDSVPGQFDDVEEENSQSRAFAVPRDCVNQVGLHRKRDDAEGEGDDDDDDDCSDDDDDDEWAWSAGGGDLTKRYNRSGVGQANKQTASNRALLPTDRSLRRFEHKINLDQLNLSDSVVNKVAAMQKRKDAHTCRVKDKSDRATVEQVLDPRTRMILFKMLTRGIISEINGCISTGKEANVYHAGTAGGDSRAIKIYKTSILHFKDRDKYVSGEFRFRRGYCKGNPRKMVRTWAEKEMRNLIRLQTAEIPSPEPLLLRSHVLLMSFIGKDDTPAPLLKNAVLSESKARQLYLQVVHNMRKMFHRARLVHADLSEFNMLYHHGDAYIIDVSQSVEHDHPHALHFLRKDCTNVNDFFGKRGVAVMTVRELFEFITDLSITCDNMDQYLEKMMAVAAQRTLAERSDRDRVDEEVFKKAYIPRTLTEVSHYERDVDLVRTAELAGGRRHDNVLYQTLTGLKKDLSGVQMVPALLEDDAALSSSSSSSSEEEEESEEEEGGGGGGEPARQPPGADTDDALDKKEKKKLAKEAQREKRKSKVPKHLKKRKEKVAKSKKGR; encoded by the exons ATGGCGTTGGTGGTCGACTCTGTTCCAGGACAGTTTGATGACGTGGAGGAAGAGAACAG CCAATCCCGAGCGTTTGCCGTCCCGCGTGATTGCGTCAATCAAGTTGGCCTTCACCGGAAGCGGGACGACGCCGAAGgtgaaggtgatgatgatgatgacgacgactgtagcgatgatgacgacgacgacgagtgGGCGTGGTCTGCAGGAGGCGGCGATCTGACCAAACGATACAACAGGAGTGGCGTCGGCCAG GCTAACAAACAGACGGCGTCCAATCGTGCGCTGCTTCCAACGGACCGGTCGCTGAGGAGGTTTGAGCACAAGATCAACCTGG ATCAGCTCAACTTGTCGGATTCGGTGGTCAACAAAGTGGCCGCGATGCAGAAGCGGAAGGACGCCCACAC GTGCCGCGTGAAGGACAAATCCGATCGGGCCACCGTGGAGCAG GTTTTAGATCCTCGAACGCGGATGATCCTCTTCAAGATGTTGACTCGCGGCATCATCTCGGAAATCAACGGCTGCATCAGCACCGGCAAAGAG GCCAACGTCTACCACGCCGGCACGGCCGGCGGAGACAGCCGAGCCATTAAAATCTACAAGACGTCCATCCTGCACTTCAAGGACCGGGACAAATACGTCAGCGGCGAGTTCAG GTTCCGTCGCGGTTACTGCAAAGGCAACCCCAGGAAGATGGTGCGCACTTGGGCCGAGAAGGAGATGAGGAACCTGATCAG GTTGCAGACGGCCGAGATCCCGAGTCCGGAGCCGCTGCTGCTGCGGAGTCACGTGCTGCTCATGAGCTTCATCGGCAAAGACGACAC GCCCGCCCCGCTGCTGAAGAACGCCGTCCTGTCCGAGTCCAAGGCCCGCCAGCTCTACCTGCAGGTGGTCCACAACATGAGGAAAATGTTCCACCGGGCCAGACTGGTTCACGCCGACCTCAGCGAGTTCAACATGCT gtaTCACCACGGCGACGCTTACATCATCGACGTGTCGCAGTCGGTGGAACACGACCACCCGCACGCGCTCCACTTCCTGCGCAAAGACTGCACCAACGTTAACG ATTTCTTCGGGAAACGCGGCGTGGCGGTGATGACGGTCCGAGAACTCTTTGAATTCATCACTGACCTGTCCATCACCTGTGACAACATGGACCAGTACTTGGAGAAG ATGATGGCGGTGGCGGCCCAGCGGACGTTGGCGGAGCGCTCGGATCGGGACCGAGTGGACGAGGAG GTGTTCAAGAAGGCGTACATCCCACGAACGCTCACCGAGGTCAGCCACTACGAGCGAGATGTCGACCTGGTTAGGACGGCGGAGTTGGCCGGCGGCCGGCGCCACGACAAC GTTCTCTATCAGACGCTGACGGGCCTGAAGAAGGATCTTTCCGGCGTTCAGATG GTTCCGGCTCTGCTGGAGGACGACGCCGCTTTGtcttcatcgtcgtcatcgtcatcggaggaggaagaagaatcagaagaagaagaaggcggcggcggcggtggcgagcCCGCTCGGCAGCCACCCGGCGCCGACACCGACGACGCCTTGGACAAAAAG